Proteins encoded within one genomic window of Neodiprion fabricii isolate iyNeoFabr1 chromosome 6, iyNeoFabr1.1, whole genome shotgun sequence:
- the LOC124184903 gene encoding disheveled-associated activator of morphogenesis 1 isoform X4 — MPSRVKKSFCGCLQDDEPPEITYCVVEHTGTLTLQAMTPTLPMPAEEELNKMFLELVEELDLTQTNRQAVLALPANKKWQIYCSRKGNGTLDNGGLRTTDLSGDPEDYINRVKTIASTPFPEEGEEISNQMRQVEALKTALRTQPHSFVLRFIELDGLTALLQVLGTMDTDATNSNLHTSVIGCLKALMNNSNGRAHVLAHPTAINTISQSLATENIKTKISVLEILGAVCLVPGGHRKVLEAMLHFQQYHSERTRFQSIVNDLDKNFGIYKDNLSLKTAIMSFINAVLNYGPGQVTLEFRLHLRYELLMLGIQPIIEKLRKYENETLDRHLDFFEMVRNEDEKELARKFEKEHVDTKSATAMFDLLRRKLSHTAAYPHLLSLLEHCLLLPLDYGSHPQHWLLFDRIVQQIVLQSEGTGTPPTKNPDVAPIEINVKEIVHLLAKEEELVAAKKKAEELEKENSDMSSRLAKKEQELDLRTQEKEDMEASLSRIKERLEKETSLHIETKQRISELQDNVETLSRQVNNEKSERKRLEQLVASGSLPDDAKATIKIVEDEVAEVEAKPMPPPPPPPPLAPPPPPSLMPAAPPPMKVEIVKNVPQPGNPLKSFNWSKIPEQKLQGTIWSELDDTKLYNVMDLESIDKIFCAYQKNGVPTEGSIEDLRNLGKNKKTMSVIDSRRAQNCTILLSKLKMSDNDITRAILSMDQQNILHIDMVEQLLKYIPSSEESALLDLHQKDLQSRADCFLYQISKVPHYEQRLRSLHYKKKFAASIAELTPRMRSVLEASRQVARSRRLRKLLELVLALGNYVNRGNARGNAAGFRLASLNRLVDTKSSCAKGTTLLHYLVQMLESRFREVLDIEEDMPHVRTAARVSMADLQKEVANLKNGLSDVQREIEFHRGQSQVLQGDMFLPAMREFQAQATCRLAEAEDLFQDMKTRFDRAVRLFGEDSAGVQPDEFFGIFENFLQALAEARQDVENMRRKVEEEERRAKQEQELRKRTMERKNSREGILNSISLGNKTQSNGNNQGDNKGEFDDLISALRTGDVFGEDIAKFKRSKRRPVTPSGQESRRHSAHREDSRERH, encoded by the exons ATGCCGTCGAGGGTGAAAAAGTCGTTCTGCGGTTGCCTGCAG GATGACGAACCGCCGGAGATAACCTATTGCGTAGTGGAGCACACGGGTACGTTAACGTTGCAAGCGATGACCCCGACGCTGCCAATGCCCGCGGAGGAGGAGCTGAATAAAATGTTCCTAGAGCTGGTGGAGGAGTTGGATCTTACACAAACGAACAGACAAGCGGTCTTGGCTCTACCGGCTAATAAAAAATGGCAGATTTACTGCTCCCGGAAGGGTAATGGCACCCTGGACAATGGCGGACTGAGAACAACAGACTTGAGTGGTGATCCCGAGGACTACATCAACAGGGTCAAAACGATCGCTAGT ACCCCGTTTCCCGAAGAAGGCgaggaaatttcaaatcaaatgCGGCAGGTCGAAGCCCTGAAGACGGCTCTTCGGACCCAGCCGCATAGCTTCGTTTTGAGGTTCATAGAGCTCGATGGTCTTACCGCGCTTCTTCAGGTTTTAGGGACAATGGACACGGACGCGACGAACAGCAACCTCCACACGAGTGTTATTGGCTGCTTGAAAGCTCTTATGAACAATTCG AACGGCAGAGCTCACGTCCTGGCTCATCCAACAGCCATAAATACGATATCACAGTCCCTCGCTACGGAAAATATTAAGACGAAAATATCGGTTTTGGAAATACTCGGTGCTGTTTGCCTCGTACCCGGCGGTCACCGGAAGGTCCTCGAAGCGATGTTACACTTCCAGCAATATCACTCTGAGAGAACAAGGTTTCAGAGTATAGTGAACGATCTGGACAAGAATTTTGGTATATACAAGGATAACCTGTCTCTGAAGACGGCGATAATGTCGTTTATAAACGCGGTGCTGAATTACGGCCCTGGACAAGTCACCCTAGAGTTCAGACTTCACTTGAGGTACGAACTGCTGATGCTCGGTATTCAACCCATCATCGAAAAGCTGAGAAAATATGAGAACGAGACGCTGGACAGGCACTTGGACTTCTTCGAGATGGTTAGAAATGAAGATGAGAAGGAATTGGCCCGGAAATTCGAGAAGGAACACGTCGACACGAAGAGCGCTACAGCTATGTTCGATTTGTTGAGAAGAAAGCTCAGTCATACTGCAGCGTATCCTCATCTTTTGAGTCTGCTGGAGCACTGTCTTCTGCTGCCTC TTGACTACGGCTCGCACCCTCAACACTGGCTCCTCTTTGACCGGATCGTTCAGCAGATCGTCCTTCAATCGGAAGGTACCGGAACTCCACCGACAAAAAATCCAGACGTTGCTCCAATCGAGATAAACGTTAAGGAAATTGTCCATCTTCTTGCGAAGGAGGAAGAGCTTGTAGCGGCCAAGAAGAAGGCCGAAGAactggaaaaagaaaactcggACATGTCATCCCGGCTGGCCAAGAAGGAACAGGAACTGGACCTTAGGACGCAGGAAAAA GAAGACATGGAGGCCAGTCTATCGAGGATAAAGGAACGGCTTGAGAAGGAGACGTCGTTGCACATAGAGACGAAACAACGAATATCCGAGCTCCAGGACAATGTGGAGACCCTTTCGCGGCAGGTAAACAATGAAAAGTCGGAGAGGAAGCGACTGGAACAGCTCGTTGCTTCGGGGAGTCTTCCGGATGATGCCAAGGCTACGATAAAGATCGTCGAGGACGAGGTCGCGGAGGTCGAGGCCAAACCAATGCCGCCACCCCCACCGCCACCTCCACTGGCTCCGCCACCTCCCCCCTCTTTGATGCCGGCTGCTCCACCGCCCATGAAAGTTGAGATTGTCAAAAATGTGCCGCAGCCCGGAAATCCGCTCAAGTCTTTCAACTGGTCAAAAATACCCGAGCAGAAGCTTCAGGGCACGATTTGGTCCGAATTGGACGACACGAAGCTCTACAACGTAATGGACCTCGAGTCCATCGACAAGATATTTTGCGCCTATCAGAAGAATGGCGTACCGACTGAAGGCTCGATAGAGGACCTCCGGAACTTAGGTAAAAACAAGAAGACCATGTCTGTCATCGACTCGAGGAGGGCGCAAAACTGCACCATTCTTCTGTCCAAGCTCAAAATGTCCGACAACGACATCACCAGGGCCATTTTGTCCATGGATCAACAGAATATACTTCACATAGACATGGTTGAACAACTCCTCAAGTACATACCATCCTCCGAGGAATCAGCGTTACTCGACCTTCATCAGAAGGACCTCCAAAGCAGAGCGGATTGCTTCTTGTATCAAATATCCAA AGTACCTCATTACGAGCAGAGGTTAAGGTCTTTGCActacaagaaaaaatttgctgcCAGTATCGCCGAGCTGACGCCGCGAATGCGATCGGTTCTGGAAGCAAGCCGTCAAGTGGCGCGTTCAAGGAGATTGAGGAAACTTTTGGAGTTAGTTTTGGCTCTCGGAAATTACGTGAATCGAGGTAACGCCCGTGGCAATGCGGCCGGGTTTAGATTGGCGTCTCTCAATCGATTGGTGGATACTAAATCGTCGTGCGCAAAGGGCACCACGCTTCTTCACTACCTGGTCCAAATGCTGGAGTCGAGGTTCAGAGAGGTTCTTGACATCGAGGAAGACATGCCGCACGTCAGAACCGCCGCCAGAGTTAGCATGGCTGACCTGCAAAAAGAGGttgcgaatttgaaaaacggaTTGTCTGACGTGCAACGGGAAATCG AATTCCACAGGGGACAATCCCAAGTACTCCAAGGCGACATGTTCCTCCCAGCAATGAGGGAATTTCAGGCACAAGCTACATGCAGACTAGCGGAAGCTGAAGATCTGTTCCAAGATATGAAAACTAGG TTTGATAGAGCAGTGCGATTGTTTGGCGAAGATTCGGCTGGCGTACAGCCTGAcgaattttttggtattttcgaaaatttcctcCAAGCTTTAGCCGAGGCAAGACAAGACGTGGAAAATATGAGGAGGAAGgtcgaagaagaagagcgCAGAGCAAAGCAGGAGCAAGAG CTGAGAAAACGGACGATGGAGAGGAAAAATTCTCGAGAGGGTATCCTGAACAGTATCTCGCTGGGAAATAAGACTCAGAGTAATGGAAATAATCAAGGTGACAACAAGGGCGAGTTTGATGACTTGATATCAGCTCTACGCACCGGTGATGTTTTCGGTGAGGACATCGCTAAGTTCAAGAGGTCGAAGCGCAGACCAGTGACACCCAGTGGTCAAGAATCCCGAAGGCACAGCGCACACAGGGAAGATTCCAGGGAACGGCATTAG